The nucleotide window ATTTGTTAACATGGTACAATTGTAGATGCTCCTATACACGCACACATTCATCTCTATAAAACACGCACGTAAACACGTCATGAGATTCATGAAGTCACCATAAGCGCCATAGTCGATGGGAAAGTTTCCTTTCACAGAACGAACATTGTCGAAAAGTCTGACACAAATCTAGAAAAGTGCGCGCACCAATGCCAACTTTATTGCTTAAACTATGATGGGTTGGTTCCACCACAAGAAATCTGATCATCAAAGCTAAGCTCAGTTCGACGCTCTAATGAGTCAAATGGTGCTTCACCTCATAAAACGACTTCTAGAGTCTAGACTACTAATCTCTTCctatctctccctaataataaagtacagattgactttgtcgggttcaccgtcacaatacgctttctttTCATGTTATAATACACTTTTACGATTTGTATAGACAAAATCATAATATAAACGAGGTGATACTAATCTTATGTTGCACGATTGTTCAAAAAAATATCGTACGTCGACAGTGGCTGGCTTCTTCGCTTGATCCGTTTATGGCACATCCTCAGCTGGGCCTGTCTAGCCCCATGGGCGGGCTACACCCACACACAAAAGACAGCCCATTAATCCTAACGCTGGTGCCGTGTGCTGCTCCTATACGGTGCAATCATCGTATTGGATTAGTACCAGATTAGGCTAGCTTATGTACTATATATACTAGTATACATGTACGTACAAATGTACACATTGACTTCCCTCGTCCGATTGGTGCATTGCACAACAACCAGCTCAAAACTCCGTCCCAAATCCCTCTGCGATGACGCGATTAGTACGCGCGCTACCGATGCTTATGGACCGGCTGCCAAGGCGGCTGAGACAGCCAGCTACATGCATGGATGGACGACAACAGCAGCAAGCATGTGGATTTTTCCAGCATTGACATCTGtggatggttctagagaacaacAGTAGCTTGGCTGGTACTGATTATCTGTCGATGGTTTCGGAGAACAACAGTAGCTTCGCTGGTACTATAGCTAGAACTGTAGCAGTGAGTCCGAGCACTTCCAATCATTGGATGGACTCTATCAATGGTTCAGGTTGCTTCTTGGTCGTGAGATTTAAAATTTCAAAACTGGTACATTATATAGTAGTATAGATACTACTACCGCCGCTGTCGGCCAGAAGGTTTCCCTGGACAAGCTTCCATCCCGTCACCAACCAGGCCAGCCACCAACACCTCCGAGCACGGACGCCGGAGATCTAGAGCAGCCGATGAAGAGAACCGCATGCTATGATAGTCCGCCTCAGATCTGACGAAAGGGGCACCGGGAACCACCTGACGCCACGACCGTCGTCCACTGAGACCTTCTGCCCAAGCAGCCAAGGAAATCTGGCCGACCGATCCGACAAACGCCCACCACCGGCAGAAGGACGCCGCCCTGCCACGTCCTATGTCGCCGACTGCCGAGTGAAGAGAAATGAACCTTGCCAGCACTGGCGTGGGCCGAGCTTTGCCTGGCCGCACCCTCTGGTGGCGGCAAGGGAGAGGGGAGAGAGAATTGTTGTTGAACTACTAGAATTTTTATGACCTGTTGTAACGCACGGGCATATTTGCTAGTTTCTCAAATAAGTTAAACACTTGTTGTGAACTGCAATATTACTCAGATGACTTAATGCGTTTCTCTTCATGTTTCGTCGCCCGTGGCGACGGGCGGGTTGATAATAATTCAAAACCACACTTGACTTCGATCTCACAGCTTACTTTCATTCAAATGACGAGGCGTCTAATTTACTCATCACCACAACTGCACAACACGTGCAGAGGCACAGCTAGCTAGGGCGGCACCTTATCGCAAGGCGCGTCGCCTGCAGACAGGTGGAGCGGCGGGACGCCGATGGTGACCGGAAAGCAGCGGAACGCGGTGACGCCGCCGTGACTGTAGGTGAACCCGGAGATCTGGGTCTGGAGGATGCCACGAAGGTGCACGGCAGCCTCTTTGATCTCCTGGCCTGCAGACGTCGTCCCATTCCTGCTGCGAGGACGCATCCTCTCGGCGAACTCGCTGGGTACCTCATCCGGCACCACGAGGTCCCCCCTCACCAGCGTCTGCCGCGCCGTTGTCGGCCCCACCACGATGCCGTGGATGGTGCCATTCGGAACGCTCAACCAGGTGATCGCCTTGCCGCTCCTGTCGAGGAGGCTCATGTTGACGTTGCTATACTGGACGCCGACGCGGCCGCTTGGGTTGTACGACAGCAGGTTCAGAGAGATGCTCACTGTAACCGGTGCCGGCGGCAAGCCCTTCACGGACACGGAGACGGACGAATTGGCGACTTCGATGGTGATCGGCTCAGAGCGGAGGGACACGGTGACAGCCCTGGCAATGACCGCCACGGTGACCGCGGTCACCAGGGCTGCCGCCGTGTACCGGGCCACATCGATCAACCACCGGACTCTTGTGTCCTCGCCGTCGTCGTTGCTGTCGCCGTTACTATCACCCATGAATTGGAGATTGGATGTATTCTTGTAGTCGTGCATAGAGTGGCTATTGCTTAATCGGCCGGACTTGCTAGCTATTCCATGGATGGATGGATGCATATATATTGATATGATAGCAGGTGCCTTGCTACATAGTATACACATGTTAAAGTGAAACTTGCACTAGCCAGTTATTTAGAGTCGGATGGAAGCAACCTCAAGGTGCAAGCTATCTCCAGAAAAGGAAAAGGATTGCCTAAGATTCGACACTCCGTTTATCCATGTAAACTAGTACTACTTTGCTTTGGCTAATTTTTTCCTCGGCCACTTTACTTTGGTTGACCTAAACACCCTACTATATCCAGTCTCAccccacgccccccccccccccccgacttTTAAAAAGACAAAATTGTGTCTACTAAGCTCAAATATATCCCATATGCTGCTGTTGTGGTCACTACTAAGGAAATGACTCATGGTAAAAAAAAACTAAGGAAATGGCTATGCGTGATGGACTGATATTCACAAACTCCTTAGGTTTCCCCGTGGGAAAGTTGAGTCCGATTATTTGATTGTTGTAGACAACTGTACTGGACATACAAGATTATAGTATGTTACTGCAGCAATCATTGCGGAATGTGTGGATATGGCTTTGTTGATTAGGAAGGTCATTTTTAAACGGCGGATGTGATAGCTAATTACGGTTGTTGTAGTAAGTCTTCTTTTAGTTAGACGGATGAACCACGGCCCAGGTGTATCTGATTTCCAGACTcgtggatgatgtaatgcttgtTTAAATTCAATAGAGATAGCCATGATGGCCATTCCTCAAAAGAAAAGCTCAAATAATCTGAAGAAAGTCATGATGTCAATTACCAAGCATATGCCTGCAAATATTGGCCACAAAAATATAAGTATTTACGATGTGTGCAAAAATTAAAAGTAAACATGTTACTTTTCTTGCAGATTGGTTACAAAAAAATGGTTATATTTTTAAAAACACACTCTACGGCTAGTCCTGTGTACGAACCTGGCTAGCTAGTGATGCAGTGCAGGTGCAGCTAATTAAACTTGTGAGTCGAGCTATATATTCCGTTTCCATAGATTTGTCTACAATTCATACCGTAACGTGCCCACATGTGTGAAAGCTAAAGTGAAAGTTGTACTTAGACTCTCGGAGGAAGCTACCTCGAGCGTACTTAATTACTAGTATTTAGATGGAAGATATCTTGAGAAAAAGACGAGCGTCTAGCTAACTCGTACTCGTTTGAACAAAAGTCTAACTATGAATGCTAATATTAGGACCTTGATCCAGCGGTAACATCATAGAAATCGTGTGCAAATATCTAGAATTTTCACAGGCCAAAGACCTTGAAGTGACAAGGCAACTCAGAGTTGCATATATCGAGATATGATCATAGGAATTTTGGGCTTTCGGCATGTAAAAACATGCTAGAGCACTTTTGCGATTATTACTTGTAGCTCACGCTTCTGCCTGTTGCAAAgatagttgtagca belongs to Triticum urartu cultivar G1812 chromosome 7, Tu2.1, whole genome shotgun sequence and includes:
- the LOC125523334 gene encoding uncharacterized protein LOC125523334 yields the protein MHPSIHGIASKSGRLSNSHSMHDYKNTSNLQFMGDSNGDSNDDGEDTRVRWLIDVARYTAAALVTAVTVAVIARAVTVSLRSEPITIEVANSSVSVSVKGLPPAPVTVSISLNLLSYNPSGRVGVQYSNVNMSLLDRSGKAITWLSVPNGTIHGIVVGPTTARQTLVRGDLVVPDEVPSEFAERMRPRSRNGTTSAGQEIKEAAVHLRGILQTQISGFTYSHGGVTAFRCFPVTIGVPPLHLSAGDAPCDKVPP